Proteins found in one Emys orbicularis isolate rEmyOrb1 chromosome 23, rEmyOrb1.hap1, whole genome shotgun sequence genomic segment:
- the WASF2 gene encoding actin-binding protein WASF2 encodes MPLVTRNIEPRHLCRQTLPSIRSELECMTNITLANVIRQLGSLSKFAEDIFGELFTQANTFAFRVSSLVERVDRLQVKVTQLDPKEEEVSLQGINTRKAFKSSTTQDQKLFDRDSLPVPVLETYGICNTPPPLNILSPYRDDGKEALKFYTDPSYFFDLWKEKMLQDTKDIMKEKRKHRKEKKDNPNRGNVNPRKIKTRKEEWEKLKMGQEFVESKDRQGPAGYPSNVVYQNGSIGSDESMEMNYYPPPPQSDSISPPSPSYPEDNLPPPPLDFSYPVDNQRGSGSGGQKRSSLVSPSHPPPAPPVGSPSSARPGFAPPPAPPPPPPMSGIPPPPPPVGFPNSGMPSPPSPSSFPPHPEFSAPPPPSPPAVEYFAVPPPPSPQSTDGAPPPPPPPPPPGPPPVPSSGMDGAPAPLLPPDSSASKPKSSLPPVTDARSDLLSAIRQGFQLRKVEEQREQEKRDVGGNDVATILSRRIAVEYSDSEDDSSEFGDDWSD; translated from the exons ATGCCGTTAGTAACAAGGAACATTGAGCCAAGGCACCTGTGCCGTCAGACATTGCCTAGCATTAGAAGTGAGCTGGAATGCATGACCAACATCACCCTGGCAAATGTCATTCGACAGCTGGGCAGCCTGA GTAAATTTGCAGAGGACATTTTTGGAGAGCTGTTTACTCAGGCCAACACCTTTGCCTTTCGGGTGAGCTCTCTAGTCGAGAGGGTCGACCGCTTGCAAGTCAAGGTCACTCAGCTGGATCCCAAAGAGGAAGAAG TGTCCCTACAAGGCATTAATACAAGGAAGGCCTTCAAAAGCTCCACCACTCAGGACCAGAAGCTCTTTGACAGAGACTCTCTCCCGGTGCCTGTCCTTGAAACATACGGCATCTGCAATACTCCACCACCTCTCAACATTCTCTCCCCTTACAG GGATGATGGCAAAGAGGCACTCAAATTCTACACAGACCCTTCATACTTCTTTGACCTTTGGAAAGAGAAAATGCTCCAGGACACCAAGGATATCATGAAAGAGAAGCGGAAGCACAGG AAAGAGAAGAAGGATAATCCCAACCGAGGGAACGTGAATCCGCGGAAAATCAAAACCCGAAAAGAGGAGTGGGAGAAATTGAAAATGGGACAGGAGTTTGTTGAGTCAAAAGACAGACAAGGACCTGCTGG ATATCCCTCTAACGTGGTGTATCAGAATGGCAGCATTGGCTCAGATGAGAGCATGGAAATGAACTACTATCCACCACCACCGCAGTCTGATTCTATCTCACCACCATCTCCATCCTACCCAGAAGACAACCTGCCTCCACCACCCTTGGATTTTAG CTACCCAGTAGACAACCAAAGAGGTTCTGGTTCTGGAGGACAAAAAAGATCCAGCCTGGTCAGTCCAAGCCATCCTCCACCAGCTCCTCCGGTTGGATCCCCATCCAGTGCCAGGCCTGGCTTTGCTccacctcctgctcctcccccaccaccaccaatgtCAGGAATTCCCccgccacctcctcctgtaggaTTTCCCAATTCAGGGATGCCGTCGCCACCATCTCCAtcctccttccctcctcaccccgAGTTTTCTGCCCCTCCTCCGCCATCACCTCCAGCAGTAGAATACTTCGCTGTGCCTCCACCACCGTCACCTCAGTCAACAGATGGtgcgcctccccctcctccccctcctccccctcctggtcCCCCACCTGTGCCTTCCAGTGGCATGGATGGTGCACCAGCTCCACTTCTGCCTCCAGACTCCTCGGCCTCCAAGCCAAAATCTTCCTTGCCTCCTGTTACTGATGCCAGAAGTGACTTGCTTTCAGCTATCCGTCAAG GCTTCCAGCTCCGCAAGGTGGAGGAACAGCGGGAACAGGAGAAGCGGGACGTTGGGGGCAATGACGTGGCAACGATCCTCTCTCGCCGCATCGCTGTGGAATACAGCGACTCCGAGGATGATTCTTCGGAGTTTGGCGACGACTGGTCTGATTAA